A single Vibrio sp. YMD68 DNA region contains:
- a CDS encoding YaeP family protein — MKVYDCCDLVRELYSQIGSGDQSYIPKAITCAVKSFNDIAADESLPKETRERAAFAAANLLISDFED, encoded by the coding sequence ATGAAAGTATACGACTGTTGTGATCTGGTACGTGAACTGTACTCACAAATTGGCAGTGGCGATCAAAGCTACATTCCTAAAGCCATTACTTGCGCTGTGAAATCATTTAATGACATTGCGGCTGATGAATCTCTTCCTAAAGAGACCCGTGAACGAGCGGCATTTGCAGCGGCAAATTTATTGATTTCTGATTTTGAGGATTAA
- a CDS encoding proline--tRNA ligase: MRTSNYLLSTLKETPNDAEVISHQLMLRAGMIRKLASGLYTWLPTGLRVLRKVENIVRQEIDNAGAVETLMPVVQPFELWEETGRSEKMGPELLRFTDRHSRPFVLSPTAEEVITSLVRNEVNSYKQLPLNLYQIQTKFRDERRPRFGVMRAREFSMMDAYSFDIDKEGLEKSYQAMHDAYCKAFDRMGLEYRPVLADSGAIGGSGSQEFHVLAESGEDLIAFSTESDYAANLEKAEALAPTEEAAAPTQEMELVDTPNAKTIAELVEQHGLAIEKTVKTLFVKASDEVDADIIALIIRGDHELNEVKAENLPQVASPLQMADEAEIRALIGAGPGSLGPVGLELPFIVDRTVAVMNDFGAGANVDGKHYFGINWGRDVELAQVEDLRNVVEGDASPCGQGTLMLKRGIEVGHIFQLGKAYSEAMNCGVLGPDGKNTILEMGCYGIGVSRVVASAIEQNHDKYGIIWPDALAPFQVAIVPMNMHKSEEVRDAAEKLYTELTAMGIEVLFDDRKERPGVMFSDIELIGIPHTIVIGDRSMKEGNFEYKNRRAGEKSAIPMTDIIEHVKAQLK, encoded by the coding sequence ATGCGTACCAGTAACTATCTTCTTTCTACTTTGAAAGAGACTCCAAACGACGCAGAAGTTATCAGCCACCAGCTGATGCTACGTGCAGGTATGATCCGTAAGTTAGCTTCAGGTTTATACACTTGGCTACCTACCGGTCTACGTGTACTGCGTAAAGTCGAAAACATCGTTCGTCAAGAGATCGACAATGCAGGTGCTGTTGAAACCTTGATGCCCGTTGTTCAGCCGTTTGAGCTTTGGGAAGAGACAGGCCGTTCAGAGAAAATGGGCCCTGAGCTACTTCGTTTTACTGACCGTCATTCTCGTCCGTTTGTTCTTAGCCCAACAGCTGAAGAAGTCATTACTAGCCTAGTACGCAATGAAGTGAACTCTTATAAGCAGCTTCCGCTAAACCTGTATCAAATCCAGACTAAATTCCGTGATGAGCGTCGCCCTCGTTTTGGCGTCATGCGTGCACGTGAATTCTCAATGATGGATGCGTACAGCTTCGACATCGACAAAGAAGGCCTAGAGAAATCTTACCAAGCGATGCACGATGCTTACTGCAAAGCCTTTGATCGCATGGGCCTTGAATACCGTCCAGTATTGGCTGACTCTGGCGCTATCGGCGGTAGTGGCTCACAAGAATTCCACGTGCTTGCAGAGAGTGGCGAAGACCTAATCGCATTCTCTACAGAATCAGATTACGCAGCAAACCTCGAGAAAGCAGAAGCTTTGGCTCCGACAGAAGAAGCTGCAGCGCCAACTCAAGAGATGGAACTGGTTGATACGCCAAACGCGAAAACTATCGCGGAATTGGTTGAGCAACACGGTTTAGCCATTGAGAAAACAGTTAAGACTCTATTCGTTAAAGCTTCTGATGAAGTAGACGCTGATATTATCGCTCTCATCATCCGTGGTGATCACGAGCTTAACGAAGTGAAAGCTGAAAATCTTCCACAGGTTGCTTCTCCACTGCAAATGGCTGATGAAGCAGAGATTCGTGCACTTATCGGTGCTGGTCCTGGTTCACTGGGCCCTGTTGGCCTAGAGTTACCATTCATCGTTGATCGCACAGTTGCAGTAATGAATGACTTCGGCGCAGGCGCAAACGTAGACGGTAAGCACTATTTCGGTATCAACTGGGGTCGTGATGTTGAGCTTGCTCAGGTTGAAGATTTACGTAACGTGGTAGAAGGTGATGCCAGCCCATGTGGTCAAGGTACACTGATGCTAAAACGTGGTATCGAAGTCGGACACATTTTCCAACTGGGTAAAGCATACTCAGAAGCGATGAATTGTGGCGTGCTTGGGCCTGATGGTAAAAATACCATTTTAGAGATGGGCTGTTACGGTATCGGTGTTTCTCGTGTGGTTGCTTCTGCAATCGAGCAAAACCACGATAAATACGGCATTATTTGGCCTGACGCACTTGCACCATTCCAAGTGGCTATCGTTCCAATGAACATGCACAAGTCTGAAGAAGTAAGAGATGCGGCTGAAAAACTCTACACTGAACTGACTGCGATGGGCATTGAAGTACTATTCGATGACCGTAAAGAGCGCCCAGGCGTCATGTTCTCAGATATCGAATTAATTGGTATTCCACACACTATCGTTATCGGCGATCGCTCAATGAAAGAAGGCAATTTTGAGTACAAGAACCGTCGTGCTGGTGAAAAGTCGGCTATTCCGATGACTGACATTATTGAGCATGTAAAAGCTCAGCTTAAATAA
- the tsaA gene encoding tRNA (N6-threonylcarbamoyladenosine(37)-N6)-methyltransferase TrmO: MYSVKPIGVIQTPYKEKFAVPRQPRLAPSATARIKLIDEANCMESVRGINEFSHLWLLFLFDKNLAAGWKPTVRPPRLGGNERIGVFASRATFRPNGIGMSAVELKGVSQEKGQTWLDLGSVDLVDGTPILDIKPYIPYSDSIPDALGGFATEEPEVRDVNFSERAQRQLAEHPQARHIIQVIKEVLGQDPRPAYKKGQPDSKEYAVNLFDLNVKFVIEALFITVTDIERF, from the coding sequence GTGTACTCCGTAAAACCGATAGGTGTTATTCAAACGCCATATAAAGAAAAGTTTGCTGTCCCACGGCAGCCTCGGCTGGCCCCTAGTGCTACAGCCCGGATTAAACTTATTGATGAGGCTAACTGCATGGAATCGGTAAGAGGGATAAACGAATTCAGCCATTTGTGGCTGCTTTTTCTGTTCGACAAGAATCTCGCGGCTGGTTGGAAGCCCACGGTTCGTCCACCAAGATTAGGGGGGAATGAGCGCATTGGTGTGTTTGCATCACGAGCAACATTTAGGCCAAATGGGATTGGTATGTCAGCCGTGGAGTTAAAAGGCGTCTCTCAAGAAAAGGGGCAAACTTGGTTAGATCTAGGCAGTGTTGATCTCGTCGACGGAACCCCCATTCTCGACATAAAACCTTATATTCCCTACTCCGATTCGATTCCAGACGCATTAGGGGGGTTTGCCACTGAAGAACCTGAAGTTCGAGATGTCAACTTCTCAGAACGCGCACAACGTCAACTGGCTGAGCACCCACAAGCTCGCCATATCATTCAGGTAATCAAAGAAGTTCTTGGGCAAGATCCCCGCCCAGCGTACAAAAAAGGACAACCAGACAGCAAAGAATATGCGGTAAATTTGTTCGATCTCAACGTGAAATTTGTCATAGAAGCGCTTTTCATTACGGTTACTGACATTGAGCGCTTTTGA
- a CDS encoding AbgT family transporter: MSSSASIKNNSPKKPIFTRFLDGVEYLGNLLPHPITLFAIFCVAILITSGIAGYFEVSVMDPRPEGAKGRAADGMIHVVSLFNAEGLQLIVTNLVKNFVGFAPLGTVLVAMLGVAIAEHSGLLSAAMRGMVMGASQRMVTVTVVFAGIISNTASELGYVVLIPLAAMLFHSLGRHPLAGLAAAFAGVSGGYSANLLIGTVDPLLSGITETAAQMIDPSYTVGPEANWYFMFVSTFFIAITGAFVTEKIVEPKLGKYNDEEASEDLSNDSMGKLTDIEKKGLKFAGIAVLAVSALLAWTIVPADGVLRSASGTVSGSPFLKSIVAFIFVFFAIPGFVYGKVTGSMKNDRDVINAMATSMSSMGMYIVLVFFAAQFVAFFKWTNFGQVIAVGGASFLQEIGLTGPMLFFAFILMCGFINLMIGSASAQWAVTAPIFVPMLMLVGYAPETIQAAYRIGDSTTNIITPMMSYFGLILAVATRYMKNLGIGTLIATMLPYSICFMFGWSVLFYLWVFVFGLPVGPGAATFYTP, encoded by the coding sequence ATGAGTTCATCTGCTTCGATAAAAAACAATTCGCCGAAAAAACCTATTTTTACCCGCTTTTTAGACGGCGTTGAATATTTGGGGAACTTATTACCCCACCCAATCACCCTTTTTGCAATCTTCTGTGTCGCAATTCTAATTACTTCAGGCATTGCTGGATACTTTGAAGTGTCTGTTATGGACCCTCGCCCAGAAGGGGCTAAAGGTCGTGCTGCTGACGGCATGATTCATGTAGTCAGTCTATTTAATGCCGAAGGTCTGCAACTGATTGTGACCAATCTGGTTAAAAACTTTGTCGGTTTTGCACCATTAGGAACGGTACTGGTTGCCATGCTTGGTGTTGCTATTGCTGAGCACTCAGGGTTACTTTCTGCGGCAATGCGTGGCATGGTTATGGGCGCTTCTCAGCGTATGGTAACCGTGACGGTCGTGTTTGCTGGTATTATTTCAAATACAGCATCTGAGCTTGGCTATGTGGTCCTTATTCCACTTGCTGCGATGCTTTTCCATTCTTTAGGGCGTCACCCGCTTGCTGGTTTGGCGGCGGCGTTCGCCGGTGTATCCGGTGGTTATTCTGCAAACCTTCTAATCGGTACGGTTGATCCACTGCTTTCTGGTATTACAGAAACCGCAGCACAGATGATTGATCCATCGTATACCGTTGGTCCTGAAGCAAACTGGTACTTCATGTTTGTTTCTACTTTCTTTATTGCGATTACTGGTGCATTTGTTACCGAGAAGATTGTTGAGCCTAAACTGGGTAAATACAATGACGAGGAAGCGTCTGAAGATTTATCAAACGACTCAATGGGTAAGTTAACGGATATCGAGAAGAAAGGCCTTAAATTTGCTGGTATTGCTGTTCTGGCCGTGAGTGCGCTTCTTGCTTGGACGATTGTTCCTGCTGATGGCGTTCTTCGTTCAGCATCAGGTACGGTTTCTGGTTCTCCTTTCCTAAAGAGTATCGTTGCGTTCATCTTCGTATTCTTTGCTATTCCAGGCTTTGTGTACGGTAAAGTAACCGGCTCTATGAAGAACGACCGCGATGTCATCAATGCGATGGCAACGTCGATGTCTTCAATGGGCATGTACATTGTTCTTGTCTTTTTTGCCGCGCAGTTTGTTGCTTTCTTTAAGTGGACTAACTTTGGCCAAGTGATTGCTGTGGGTGGCGCGAGCTTCTTGCAAGAAATTGGTTTGACAGGGCCAATGTTGTTCTTCGCATTCATCTTAATGTGTGGCTTCATCAACCTGATGATCGGTTCAGCTTCTGCACAGTGGGCAGTCACAGCACCAATCTTCGTTCCAATGCTAATGCTAGTAGGCTACGCACCAGAAACAATTCAAGCGGCTTACCGTATCGGTGATTCAACAACGAACATTATTACACCAATGATGAGCTACTTCGGTCTTATCCTTGCAGTAGCCACGCGTTACATGAAGAATCTAGGTATTGGTACGCTGATTGCGACCATGTTGCCTTATTCAATCTGCTTTATGTTCGGTTGGAGCGTCTTGTTCTATCTGTGGGTATTCGTATTTGGTCTACCTGTAGGCCCAGGTGCTGCTACCTTCTACACGCCGTAG
- a CDS encoding YaiI/YqxD family protein, with protein MKIWVDADACPKVIRETIVRAAERTGVECTFVANHVVPVPKRANIHSLQVPAGFDIADNEIVRRTNAGDLVITSDIPLADEVITKGALALNTRGELYTTETIKARLNMRDFMDTMRSSGIQTGGPATLSQTDRREFANHLDRILAKRR; from the coding sequence ATGAAAATTTGGGTCGATGCCGACGCCTGTCCGAAAGTGATCAGAGAAACGATTGTGCGCGCTGCCGAGCGAACGGGGGTGGAGTGCACTTTTGTTGCCAACCACGTAGTGCCGGTGCCAAAACGGGCTAATATTCATTCGCTTCAAGTGCCAGCTGGCTTTGATATCGCAGACAATGAAATCGTGCGCCGAACCAACGCTGGCGACTTAGTCATCACCTCAGATATTCCCTTAGCGGATGAAGTGATTACTAAAGGCGCATTAGCCCTAAATACTCGGGGGGAGCTATACACAACAGAGACCATTAAAGCTCGGCTAAATATGCGAGACTTTATGGACACTATGCGCTCAAGCGGTATTCAAACCGGTGGGCCGGCGACACTGTCTCAAACCGATAGACGTGAATTTGCTAACCACCTCGACCGCATTCTAGCAAAACGTCGATAA
- a CDS encoding GNAT family N-acetyltransferase, whose amino-acid sequence MTIVTRRLMLLPYSESLQSEFLMLNCCVKNRAEMNGPHTVASARALFDRVLNDSSMYCMAVLDNYNREYIGHIFISQLESEPELGFIIDKAYWGKGLASEALKAFIPKAYRELSLQKVVATANTHHIASIKLLEKLGFQKVGENQDFHGPYYEYELTADVVANENSMA is encoded by the coding sequence ATGACTATAGTAACTCGACGATTGATGCTACTTCCCTATAGCGAATCTCTGCAATCAGAATTTCTGATGTTGAATTGCTGTGTGAAGAATCGGGCTGAAATGAATGGCCCTCACACGGTCGCATCAGCAAGAGCGTTGTTCGATCGGGTACTGAACGATAGCTCAATGTATTGCATGGCTGTTTTAGATAACTACAACCGCGAATACATTGGCCACATCTTTATTTCTCAATTGGAATCTGAACCTGAACTTGGTTTTATCATTGATAAAGCGTATTGGGGGAAAGGGCTTGCAAGCGAAGCATTAAAGGCGTTTATTCCAAAAGCCTACAGAGAACTGTCTTTACAAAAAGTAGTGGCGACTGCCAATACCCATCATATAGCTTCAATTAAATTATTGGAAAAACTTGGCTTTCAAAAAGTAGGTGAAAACCAAGATTTTCATGGGCCTTACTACGAATATGAGCTTACAG